The genomic interval CACGCCGTCCTTACAATTACTGTAAGTGGAATACATCTGACTAAGCAAATGTTCACTCTTTGTGTGGGAAagagtatgccacaaatgccttgATATTGATACTTTAAGAAAGAAGCATCGTAAACTTTCCACTTCCCAGATGTGGAACCTCCTAAAGCATCCATCATGTTGGTTAGTCAGTATCCTAATGTACCTTATTAGTTTGAGAGACAAAAACTGGTTCGTTTTGAACCAGTGAGATCATGGCTCATGTGAGCTGCACGCCCTTTGTTGCTCCTTATACCCCTTAAAAAGTTCTGTGGTGGTGCTTTGAGGATTTcagatggtagtaccatggtactgtatGATTACTGTATTCAAGTGCATGTGTTATAGTGCTATCgtgccccccaaaaaacatggctgTACCATGGTATACCATGCCCAAAAAGTGaattttggtactttttttttgttagtaactaaagtgtttatATTctgatttcaatacaagttaagctcaatcgacagcatttgtagcataattttgattaccacaaaaattaatttcgacttgtccctccttttcttaaaaaaaataatctgggtcactaccacccttggagtcgagAGTTTGaatacagggcgtgctgagtgactccaggcaggtctcttaagcagccaaattggcccaggtgggttccagtgaggcacttagaatggaagtgaatggggccaatccgtaaatgttaaacgacgatttaaacatttacatttatgcatttggcagacgcttttatccaaagcgacttacatacttattacagggacaatacccctggagcaacctggagttaagtgccttgctcaaggacacaatggtgatggctgtggggatcgaaccagcaaccttcataactctaccagttatgtgctttagcccactacgccaccaccactccaacctTGCAGGTCAAATAATACTAGCGCTGTCAGCCGATTAAAACTTTtcatcatgattaatcgcatacttttcatagttaatcacgattaaacgcaaattttgaaagtgctgaaaattTACTCTAAATACTACTGTTcttatcaaaatgcatttatctCCTCCTTAGAAAACAAAAGAGaagaatatatactgtatcactaatgctttattaacattttacaaacaaagccttttaAAGTATTGAGagagaaattcactaaaatagtaacattaaatgtttcccaaattcTAAGTGTAAGGTtgactaattaaaataattagtccccataggttgagtattcattgcaataggcattaaatctcttaaatgcTAATCCTCCACAAAATGAATCAGCGGGCAGACTGTGCCTCTCCTCTTTGCTGCAGCAATCTTGAAGCTGCATTCACGATTCTTACTAGGGCATCCACACCAGCATTAAATgcagctttgaactccacataaaAGGTGCTTACAGacagtgagcatgtttacatgcacaccaatatgctgattattCTTTAAATTCAGCTTATTTGAAACATCTGACAAAGCAATAAATCCGCATTTCCATGACATTTGAATtaatcacgttattctctgcttttgacatcaatcCGTGAAGAAGCATGCGCTCAACATGTGCACATATTGGATGAGCCAGTAAGAATGGCAGTTAATTTGTTTACATGCCATGCAAATCAGCGTCTACCTGTGTTGACCGGTTCTTTCATTAGCCATTTATGGCCTTTATGCCGATAAACACACATTATCGGTGTAAGAACCTACATGTAAGTGCGCTCagtgtctcattctgcattttcgtgatagctaagacttgacatgcttctgtggtaataaaACTGTGCATTAcaaaggctgcaaagtacttgatttctgtcacaagtcccatctgggcttgttttgtacaacaaatggCATCACTTGATCAGTGACATGAAAtcactgttatgtgtgtgtgtttgtggtgtgtactTCAGTGTAATGTATCCTGACACaatgcaaaggttccgccctattccaaccagtgtttagaactcacacGGAGATGAATAAAATGCCAAAATCTAATGTCAAACCGGTAAATGCGTTGATTGCGATTAAGAAAATTACGtgttaaacattgtaaaataattgtgtaaataattcaaataaaaagtgtcagtaatttttttcttgaATTAAAGTATCTGTTCTACTAATATAGAACTATATTTTGGCCCTTGTTAAGGACATTGAAAAAATGGTCAAGGTTGGAATATAACATGCTTACATTTTTAAAGACATGCATTTAGCCTAATTTGCTAATGCATTTAGATACATTCTGTCACTCTGTTGACTTTCTCATAGCTGTTATTGGATGCTTTCATGATGTCAGTGGTTTGATATACTTACATAGGGATATAGATAGATCTATGCTTGCCCCAACACTAGATGGAGATTACATTAATGGTGAGAGTGCACGTTTTATCTACAGTATGTGTATTCCAAAGCTGTCTGTGATCCAACTAAATTTATATAAAGAGTGTTTGTTACAGATTGTTTTTTACACAGCACTGCAATATACAGCCTGACTTGTCTTAATTAGATTCTGGCTGTAAATCTCTGACAGGTTGCTTAACTCCAATGCACTCACTACAATCAGGGATGACGCGTTTGCTGGTCTTGCGCACCTGGAATACCTGTAAGTGTGTAATCATTttggtctttcttttcttttaacaAATATATAGCTATTTTAAAACCTCATAATGTAGATGTCTGGTACAGTATTGTTGCTATAGCAATGGTAGGTCTATGTGTTTTTAAGTGACCGCTTTGTGAGAGCAAGAGATTTTCAGATACAAACACCTGTTTCCTGTGTATTTGTACCTGTTTATAATATAATGAACAATATTAATTTCTCATGCATTGAAGAtgtaaatattgttattttttgattATGTGTCCAtgcatttcatttaaatgtaatttacttttatttaattgGATGTTCTGCACTATTTATACTATGTTTTTCACAAatatatgtctttctttttttttttttttttttggttgtttctaCTGTTTGTTTCAGTTTATTATCCACATCTCACCTGTTATGACCACTGTATGATTCCCACTAATCCTTCTACTCTTGCAGCCTAAATGTTCTTCTTATTCTCTAGGTTTATAGAAAACAACAAGATTGAGACAACATCAAAATACTCTTTCAGAGGACTTAGGGATTTGACCCATCTGTACGTCTATGACTGTGTATTATAATTGTAATCATAATTTAATAACATCCCATTACCAATTGTTTGTACTGTACTGTTATGTACTTTACTGTACAATGTTGCTGTATCCTCACAGGTCTTTGGCAAATAACAACATTAAAGCTTTGCCACGAGATCTATTCATAGATCTGGACTCATTGATAGAGCTGTGAGTTTGAACTTATGGAAATGGAAATGATTACTCAGTGTGTGTAAAAAGATAATCCAcagtacaggtgctggtcatataattagaatatcaacaaaaagttgatttatttcactaattccattcaaaaagtgaaacttgtatgttatattcattcattacacacagactgatatatttcagatgtttatttcttttaattttggtgattataactgacaactaaggaaaatcccaaattcagtatctcagaaaattagaatattacttaagaccaatacaaagaaaggatttttagaaattttggccaactgaaaagtatgaacatgaaaagtatgagcatgtacagcactcaatacttagttgggactccttttgcctgaattactgcagcaatgcggcgtggcatgagtcgatcagtctgtggcactgctcaggtgttatgagagcccaggttgctctgatagtggccttcagctcttctgcattgttgggtctggcatatcgcatcttcctcttcacattaccccatagattttctatggggttaaggtcaggcgagtttgctggccaattaagaacagggataccatggtccttaaaccagatactggttgctttggcactgtgtgcaggtgccaagtcctgttggaaaatgaaatctgcatctccataaagttggtcagcagcaggaagcatgaagtgctctaaaacttcctggtatacggctgcgttgaccttggacctcagaaaacacagtggaccaacaccagcagatgacatggcaccccaaaccatcactgactgtggaaactttacactggacctcaagcaacgtggattgtgtgcctctcctctcttcctccagactctgggaccctgatttccaaaggaaatgcaaaatttactttcatcagagaacataactttggaccactcagcagcagtccagtcctttttgtctttagcccaggcgagacgcttcagacgctgtctgttgttcaagagtggcttgacacaaggaatgcgacagctgaaacccatgtcttgcatacgtctgtgcgtagtggttctcccccacatttttgaatgggttttgtttcacaatcctctccagggtgcggttatccctattgcttgtacactttttctaccacatcttttccttcccttcgcctctattaatgtgcttggacacagagctctgccAGCATAATTTTTATGTTATAAGACATAaaagcctcttttgcaatgaccttttatgtcttgccctccttgtgcaacgtgtcaatggtcatcttttggacaactgtcaagtcagcagtcttccccatgattgtgtagcgtacagaactagactgagagaccatttaaaggccttttgagttaattagctgattagagtgtggcaccaggtgtcttcaatattgaaccttttcacaatattctaattttctgagatactgaatttgggattttccttagttgtcagttataatcatcgaaattaaaagaaataaacgtttgaaatatcagtctgtgtgtaatgaatgaatataatatacaagtttcactttttgaatggaattagtgaaataaatcaactttttgatgatattctaattatatgaccagcacctgtacttTAGATGAATGTAGGATGCTCTGTTTATGGAGCATACAAATAAATaagaattttataataataataagattatttcaataatagttattattattattataaaatttatgtttttacaACAAAAATACTTTTAACTATTCAATAATAATTTTGACCAATTCTATTTTTGATCTTTAAAGGTTGGTTGGTTTTGATCTTTTGCTTTTGTTGTATTTCCTTCTAGAGACCTGAGGGGCAATGCCTTTGAGTGTGATTGCCGAGCGAAATGGCTGATGATGTGGCTAAAGAGCACTAATGCCACTGTATCAGACGTCCTCTGTGCTGGCCCTGAGGAGATGAAGGGCAAACGACTCAATGACATGGCAAGCTTGCATAACGAGTGCATCTCCACAGGTATGAAAATGTCTGTGTGTGAGCGCATGCTAGCTTGATTGTGCACGAGTGTGTACCTGCCTTTCAAACTCAGCCAGTGTTTAAAAATTCAACTTAAAAATTCTTAatgaaaggaaaagttcacccataaattaaaattctatcattatttactcaccataatgttgttccaaacctgtatgttgttattttttctgtggaacacaaatgatgaaAATTTGAAGAATCTTTAAACAGCTTGTTTCCCATACAAGGACATTACCATTTCTGTGTGaagtttcaaaaaggacaaaaacaattataaaagcaccataaaagtagtctatatgactcagTATATTCCATGCCTTCTGAAAAACACAACAAATTGTATATGTGGAACAGACcaaagtgaataacaacttaaatttaatcATATACAgagtcatatggcttcagaaaatttgGAAAATAATCCATAAATTGTATGGATTATATTGATAGTGCTTTCATggtaaggtttttattttttggtccttTAACATACATCACTATGAACTgtccttgtatggaaaaaagccatgtgaacattttcaaaagtTCTCTTttcgtgttccatggaagaaatatcCAGCATACAGGTTTAtaatgacatgagtgtgaataaaaataaatgacagaatgttcattattgGTTGAATTATTTCTTTGAGTTCTTAGAGCACACATCATACTGCAGTACTCAAAGTGtatagacttttttattttttatagcttatatatatatatatatatatataaatcctcaAGGACTGAGGAATAGgaaagttaatatttatttttgaaacattCTGAATGGACATTTTTCATATCTTACAAAGACTTATTGCGGATCTCTTTAGGGCTTTTATACAGTATAACAAGTGCAGAACAGCTAATGATGAAGTTATATGTGTAAAAAAACTACGTTACTAAGATCTGATTTTACCTTATGTTCTATTGGCCAGATTTTATCCCCCTTCACTCTGTTTCTACTGAGTCTTTATCTGTGGACACATTCTCCCACAAGAATGATGTGTATGTGGCCATTGCTGCTCCCAACATAGAGAGTTGCATGGTGCTCCAATGGGACCACATCGAGATGAACTTCAGGAGTTACGACAACATCACAGGTACAGtcttgttaatgatatgatgGGAAATATTGTGTATGGCACAAGATaaacaaaatggaaataaaaataaaaaagccattcTTATTGATTTTCCCAAAGAGTGAAAACACTTTGGCAGCATAGaacatctgtttgtttgagcagtctAAAATGTCAACTTCAGGCTCAACCAATGTTTTGGCAGGACTACCTATATTAAGTTGTTTAGCATGGAATTTACAggtttgttaaaaacaaaaacaaaacaaaaaacaaggcacATAGAGGTTTGGACAGAGATGTTAGGAGTGCTTGGGAAATCTGTTTGGAAACAATCAGtatatttgcaattccatttggtaccACTAGTCACTTTAGAGTTACACACGTCACCTTCCTAACTTATCCtctcaaacatctctttttattaATTTCAGGTCAGTCTATTGTTGGCTGCAAGTCTGTGATTATCCAGGACCAGGTCTTTGTCATTGTCGCTCAGCTTTTTGGTGGTTCTCACATCTATAAATTTGATGAGGACCAAAGCAAGTTCACGAAATTCCAGGACATTGAGGTGTCTAAGGTATCTAAGCCAAATGATATTGAGGCCTTCCAGATTGGCAATGACTGGTTCTTCATCATCGCTGACAGCTCAAAGGCTGGCCTATCCACTCTCTACAAATGGAACGACAAGGGCTTCTACTCCTACCAGTCCCTCCATGAATGGTTTCGGGATACTGATGCAGAATTTGTAAATTTGGACGATAAGGCCCATCTTATCCTAGCGAGCCGTTCCCAGGTACCAGTGATCTACCAGTGGAGCAAAAGCACTCAGAAATTTGCCTTGCAAGGGGAGGTCCCCAACATGGAGGATGTAGTTTCTGTCAAGGCCTTCTGGATCAAAGAGGAACTGTATCTGGCATTGACGAGATACATTGGTGACTCCAAAGTCGTGCACTGGAGTGCTAAGGAGTTCTCTGAGGTTCAGGCTCTTCCTTCAAGGGGATCCATGATCCTGCAGCCTTTTTCCTTCAAAGAGAGGTACTATCTGGCTCTCGGAAGTGACTATACTTTTTCACAGGTCTATCTGTGGGATGCTGAGCAGAAGATTTTTGAGCATTTCAAGGAAGTCTATATCCAGGCTCCACGTTCCTTCACTGTGGTCTCCACTGACCGAAGGGACTTTGTATTTGCCTCCAGTTTCAAGGGCAGCACACAGATCTTTGAGCATATCATCATTGATCTGAGCCTTTGAGTGCTGTTGTGGACACAGGCTCATTTGTGCTCAGCAGCACCCTCTGGTAGATGGAACTTTTCCTGGGTGATTGACAAGGGAGGTCTGAGAAGCATATTACGGCATTATCAGGCTCACAGTAATTAGTACTTCATGCATATATGTAGTTTTACATTGATTCTGGGAGGGCCCTGGCATTTTATGCTGTGCCATATTAGAATCGTTATGTATTAATTATAACATTACATGTACAATTCCTCAGCCCCACTAAATCAGAAGACATTTCTCTCAAACTTGGTGCATGGATGGCTGAAAAGAGTTGCACTTGTCACCTGTAGCTATCTAAATCACTCTCCATATCGATATATAACATTTCAAAAGTCTGATGCTGATATCATGCATGATGtggctgaaaaataaaaataaataaataaagagtagCAAATAGAAAAGCACAATTTTCAAAGCAGGCATGcaaatgacatttgaaataaaagtACAGGGGACAAATGCAGTTTTATTAACTTTAGTAACATTAAAGTCCGATGAATAATATTTTTACCTCATcatttaactatttattgaaaTTACATCTTTGTTGGTGAATGGACAACTATGTCAGGTAAATAATCAATTAAAACGAAGCGCCTCTATCAAATTCAACAGAATCTGTTCAGAGTAGAACAAATAATAACTTCAGGTTCAATTGAGTGGGCATTAGGTAGACATGTCATGTGTTGGTTTATAGGGGATGGGTGTACTGAAGTTAAGAACATAaagcattttgtaaaaaaaaaaaaaaaaaaggaagaagaagaaTATATGCTTAAATACAGGGAAACTGTCAAAAGCACAAACCTTTAAAATCATCATATGTCCATTAAATGGATGTGACTTACTGTTACTCattcaaatgaaacaaattttCCATGCAAATGGTTAACTGATTTTTGGTTCCAGATTTTTGTTCTGTGCAATGAATgtaaaaaccttttttatttgaTCATTGTTCTAACTGCAAACAAAAACTgaatgtctgattttttttttaataacaagtGTTAAAATAAGAGCCTTTATTTCCTTACTGTTGTGCTAGCTGGAATTTGAATATAGAGAAAGGAAGACAACCCCCAAATTATCATTGCAGCCTGCAAATGCATGATATCCCTACCCTTAATCCTTAACCCTTCAGTCTTATAAACActcaaaaaactgttttttaatcaagtaatgttCCTACTCATAGTACCAGTTTAAATTTTTCTGTTAtgcaagttattaaaaaaaattaaactttttacatGTCATAGTTGATTTTATTCTCATTTGTTGTAAATAAATGCTTATTATGCTCTgatcaggggtgtagattccgggGGGATGGGGGAAGGtaacccccaataatcaaaacaagtaagtacaattaatggaaacaagtaaatgcttcatgctgcaacctgTAGGTTTGGTTTCAGTTGattgaatcagaatgagctttattgccaagtatgctttcaTACACAAGGACTTTTTTGCTGAGTGAGTAACtcctccaaatgattcagtgcgtGAGTGAGCTGGGTGATTCAGTTTGAAGCGTGAACCAATTCAAACCACTCTGCTATCCTGTGTGGTGGGACCACTTCattgtaaaaacaaaacttactcaaaagagtaatttgtgaATAGAACATCTCTAGTTCTCATTCAAACCTGCCAACATTAGATGAGACCAGGATTGGTTGGCTACAGTGGTTGGTTGGCACAGAGTTTCAAAAAAAATGTGAGTTCATATAGATGGTATCAAGTATATTTTCTTATCTGTGATGAGCTATGCTAGCTGGCTAACTTCATTTACAAAAATAGTGTGAGTGGGgttggagtgttttttttttttttttggctcattgTCTTTGGGTTGGTAAGCACATtaggtatatatataaaaaaaagaatagataAAAATGTATAACCTTCATTCACGCTATTAACAAATTAATACCTCTACAGACACagacattttataaaataatgtattataataacgtgttgttattattacacatacacatggtTCAAGCCAAAccaatgatttgatttgtttcCATCATGtgacatttataaatgttttacagGATTATAAGAaaagatttatatatttatatatattaatataagtaAGAATAAGTCATTTTAACTCCAAactataaatacattatatataaatcatattcataataattacataatcatTACTTATATTAATGATATAAGACAATTATGTTTTGAGTAGCCTACTGTTgtcctggtttaaaaaaaaactattgtttgtttttctgtgcatTGCTTCTATCTGAAAATTATGGGGTTTTTACACTGTGCCAACCAACTCCATAACCTGTGCAAACCAACATCAATATGGGTTGGCACAAATGCACAACATAACTTTAACCATTAATTAACAACTGTCAATAAATATTTGCTTTCAATGTGTGTTTTTTAACCTTAGAAATTAAGGTTTCATTTGCACCTAGTTGGGGTATCCTAAGTAACCAGAGACACCAGAGACAgacattcaaataaaaatgaaaaatgtgccaACCAACCCCAGAGAACCGGACATATGGCTTGATGTTAAACGTAGGCATAATGTTATAGTGTTTGTCAACGTTACCCTGCTacctaataaaaaaatatcttagctacTGAAAAGTGAACAATACATGAAGACGTCCAGTAAAAGTGCTAATACAATAAACTAATATATTACAATGTAAAACCAGTGGAGCAGGTGTTTCTAATCATTCCTCTTGGTCCCTCCTCCCATCCGCCTTCTCTCAGCAGTGTGAGCTCACATAAAAATcagcaagtgtgtgccgattGTTCTTTAGCCGAAATAGGTATatgttgaccgaatttgaaaacactgcctccagaggctaatgcaggaagtgtttcagagcatataaacaagtgtgacatccatttatatccagg from Myxocyprinus asiaticus isolate MX2 ecotype Aquarium Trade chromosome 1, UBuf_Myxa_2, whole genome shotgun sequence carries:
- the LOC127417815 gene encoding leucine-rich repeat LGI family member 2-like — translated: MATAIFSGFTHANLTNKMRTVVKHCVIIAAVLSCLVPSGNTAKKVFKCPSACSCSKESIICVGSSYVPRFIPNDVSSLSIVNGTFSEVKEAMFSHTPSLQLLLLNSNALTTIRDDAFAGLAHLEYLFIENNKIETTSKYSFRGLRDLTHLSLANNNIKALPRDLFIDLDSLIELDLRGNAFECDCRAKWLMMWLKSTNATVSDVLCAGPEEMKGKRLNDMASLHNECISTDFIPLHSVSTESLSVDTFSHKNDVYVAIAAPNIESCMVLQWDHIEMNFRSYDNITGQSIVGCKSVIIQDQVFVIVAQLFGGSHIYKFDEDQSKFTKFQDIEVSKVSKPNDIEAFQIGNDWFFIIADSSKAGLSTLYKWNDKGFYSYQSLHEWFRDTDAEFVNLDDKAHLILASRSQVPVIYQWSKSTQKFALQGEVPNMEDVVSVKAFWIKEELYLALTRYIGDSKVVHWSAKEFSEVQALPSRGSMILQPFSFKERYYLALGSDYTFSQVYLWDAEQKIFEHFKEVYIQAPRSFTVVSTDRRDFVFASSFKGSTQIFEHIIIDLSL